The Pseudofrankia sp. DC12 region ACGCCTCCCGGACCTCGCCGACGGTGAAGCAGGCCCGCATGCCGATGCCACCCCCGCCGCCGGTGGCCTTCACCATCACCGGCAGCCCGGTCGTCTCGGCCGCGGCGACCGCCTCGGCGGCGCTGGCGAGCAGCTCAGTGCCGGCGAGCAGCGGGACCCCGGCGGCCTTCGCCAGCGCCTTCGCCGTGTGCTTCTCGCCGAACGCGACGATCTGGTCGGCGGTCGGCCCGGCGAACCGCAGCCCCGCCGCCTCGACGGCACGGGCGAACGCCGCGTTCTCCGAGAGGAAGCCGTAGCCAGGGTGGATGATCCTGGCGCCGTGGCGCAGCGCCGCGTCGAGGACGGCGTCGGCGCGCAGGTAGGACTCCCGGGCAGGCGCCGGGCCCAGCCGCACGGCGTGGTCGGCCTCGCGGACATGTGGCGCGGCCCGGTCGGCGTCCGAGAACACCGCCACCGTGCCCAGCCCCATCCGCCGCGCCGTCCGGATCACCCGCCGCGCGATCTCCCCCCGGTTCGCGACCAGGACGGTCGCCGGTTCCGCGCTCACGCCGGCGCCACGACGATCATGCGCAGCGGGGTCGGGTTGAAGTCGTTGCACGGGTTGTTCATCTGCGGGCAGTTGGAGACCACGACCAGGACGTCCATCTCGGCGCGGAACGCGACGCGGCGGCCCGGCGCCGACAGGCCGTCGACGATGCCGAGCGCCCCGTCCGCCTCGACGGGCACGTTCATGAACCAGTTCAGGTTGGAGACCAGGTCACGCACCCCGAGGCCGTGCCGGGACGCCTCGGCGAGGAAGTTCTCCCGGCAGCCATGGTGGAACATCACGTGATGGCCGTAGCGCAGCGTGTTCGACTCCTTGGAACACGCTCCGCCGATCGTGTCCTGCCGGTCGATCTCGTTGGCGACGACGGTCGCCATCGGCCGGCCCTCGTTGCTGCGCAGCACGGTGCCGGTCCGGACGTAGGCGTTCTGCTGCCAGGCCAGGGTGTCCGGGACGCTGTAGCGCTCCTCGGGGCCGGCGGCGCTGTAGAGCAGGCAGTCGGCCGACTGGTTGCCGCCCACGTCGACGATCGTCAGCACCTGGCCGGTCCGCACGACGCCGGACCAGGGCGCGTTGGGCGCGACGCGCTCGTCGAGGACGACGGCGCCGGGCACGAGGCTCTCGGACCAGTCGAGGACCGACCCGGGCGCGTAGGCCGCGCCGACGGGGACGGTCGAGCCGACCGAGCCGCCGGCGACGGTCGGACAGGCCAGGACCTGGACCTGGGCCTGGACCTGGGCCTGGGCCTGGACCTCCGAGCTCGGCATCATCACAGCCCTCGCGCTTCCCGGTAGTCGACGGTGTTCAGGTAGGCCCGGTTCAGCTCGGGCGTCGCGGCGAACCGCGGGTCGTCCGGGCCGGTCGGCGCGCCGCGCCAGGCGTGCACCCGCAGCGGGCCGACGACATAGTCGGCGCGCGGGTCCAGCGGGTGGGCGACGTTCGCGACGAGGACCAGCAGCGGCAGCTCGGCGACCAGCTCGACGTGCGTCCCGGCGCCAGCCGGCCCCTGCCAGACCAGTGCGCCGTCGCCCTCGACCCGGACCCCCTGGAAGAACGACACGCTCGGCGGCAGGTCGCGGCGGGCCAGGCCGTGCTTCGCCGCCGCCTTCACCAGCAGTCCCCGGCCGGAGGGCGTGGGGCCCTCCGGCCGGGCGTCGCCGTACTTGTGCGTGTTGAAGGCGTCGGTGCTGGTGCCGCAGAACGCGTCGTGGCGCCCCGAGCTGTCGGCGACGATCGTGGCCAGCACCCGGCCGTCGCCGGACAGCAGCGGGTGGCCGGTCCCCAGGTAGGCCTGCCAGGGGATCTTCTGGGTGTCGGCGACGTTGAGCCGCTCGACCGGCTCGGCCGCGTTGTAGACGACCAGGTGGGCGCAGGCGTCTCCGGTCGGGTCGTCGAACCGCAGCCGGCAGCCGGCGGCGAGCACCTTGTGGGTGTAGCCGCCGGGCGCGACCGTCTCCGCCCAGACCAACGTGGCCGGATCGACTTCTGCTGGGCAGAACG contains the following coding sequences:
- a CDS encoding urea amidolyase associated protein UAAP1, coding for MTMAGETRGAPPRDEHLTDSVRNARADARAQGGQTSAWMPYLPASTSPFCPAEVDPATLVWAETVAPGGYTHKVLAAGCRLRFDDPTGDACAHLVVYNAAEPVERLNVADTQKIPWQAYLGTGHPLLSGDGRVLATIVADSSGRHDAFCGTSTDAFNTHKYGDARPEGPTPSGRGLLVKAAAKHGLARRDLPPSVSFFQGVRVEGDGALVWQGPAGAGTHVELVAELPLLVLVANVAHPLDPRADYVVGPLRVHAWRGAPTGPDDPRFAATPELNRAYLNTVDYREARGL
- a CDS encoding urea amidolyase associated protein UAAP2, which codes for MPSSEVQAQAQVQAQVQVLACPTVAGGSVGSTVPVGAAYAPGSVLDWSESLVPGAVVLDERVAPNAPWSGVVRTGQVLTIVDVGGNQSADCLLYSAAGPEERYSVPDTLAWQQNAYVRTGTVLRSNEGRPMATVVANEIDRQDTIGGACSKESNTLRYGHHVMFHHGCRENFLAEASRHGLGVRDLVSNLNWFMNVPVEADGALGIVDGLSAPGRRVAFRAEMDVLVVVSNCPQMNNPCNDFNPTPLRMIVVAPA